In one window of Frigoriglobus tundricola DNA:
- a CDS encoding DUF1559 family PulG-like putative transporter, which translates to MPALKVRPDRRAFTLIELLVVIAIIAILIGLLLPAVQKVREAAARMSSSNNLKQMGLALHNHEGTMGRIPALVGVYTGNTSDPYYTVRGVSAITALLPYIEQDNLRKDMFDGYWTYAWWGGASGDNPYSKVIKTFTSPADASGANGLSARTGWGGCSYAANALLFAPTDGTGAMTNWDSALTIAKIQDGSSNTIAYTEKAIDCSSGNSTTDGGSLWGVEWSPWWPVVWANALGQPYLASDPLILPVRQPTQTTCDWRRPSTPHVGGMLAVMADGSVRSVSSGVSGPTLWLAAKPNDGQVLPSDW; encoded by the coding sequence ATGCCTGCGCTGAAGGTCCGTCCGGATCGGCGTGCGTTCACGCTGATCGAGTTACTGGTGGTGATCGCGATCATCGCGATCCTGATCGGCCTGCTCCTCCCCGCCGTCCAAAAGGTGCGCGAGGCCGCCGCCCGCATGTCGAGCAGCAACAACCTCAAGCAAATGGGGCTCGCGCTGCACAACCACGAGGGCACGATGGGCCGCATCCCCGCACTCGTTGGCGTCTACACCGGCAACACGTCCGACCCGTATTACACGGTCCGCGGGGTCAGCGCGATCACCGCGCTGCTCCCCTACATCGAGCAGGACAACCTGCGCAAGGACATGTTCGACGGTTACTGGACGTACGCCTGGTGGGGCGGGGCCAGCGGCGACAACCCGTACTCCAAAGTGATCAAGACGTTCACCAGCCCCGCGGACGCCAGCGGCGCGAACGGGCTCAGCGCCCGGACCGGCTGGGGCGGGTGCAGTTACGCGGCCAACGCGCTCCTGTTCGCACCGACCGACGGCACCGGCGCCATGACCAATTGGGACAGCGCGCTGACGATCGCCAAAATTCAGGACGGCAGCTCGAACACGATCGCCTACACCGAAAAGGCCATCGACTGCTCCTCGGGCAACAGCACGACCGACGGGGGCTCGCTCTGGGGCGTGGAGTGGAGCCCCTGGTGGCCGGTCGTGTGGGCCAACGCGCTGGGCCAGCCGTACCTGGCCAGCGACCCGCTCATCTTGCCCGTCCGGCAACCGACCCAGACCACCTGTGACTGGCGCCGGCCCTCGACCCCGCACGTGGGCGGCATGCTGGCCGTGATGGCCGACGGTTCGGTGCGGAGCGTCAGCTCCGGCGTCAGCGGCCCGACACTGTGGCTGGCCGCGAAGCCGAACGACGGTCAGGTGCTCCCGTCCGACTGGTAG
- a CDS encoding FAD-dependent oxidoreductase → MPRALRVGVVGFGMAGATTAYLLARDGHRVTLIERAPEVGPIGAGVLLQCSGQAVLKHLGALDRVLAHAAPIDELYARHAGSGRTLVRNRYGDYEPGCRAYGVHRGVLFNALRNLVETQPVDVRLGAEIVTREITPGGGVLLTDRTGTRHGPFDCVVCGDGSRSHLRTTFGFTASVLEYDHGTLWATVPGAGVPGKLLQVVRGTRQLFGLLPLGDGLVSLYWGLPTRDLAAVRARGLDALKREIVAFCPEAADPLDFVQDFDQLLHTTYRHVHMPRRHDGRVLFIGDAAHAMSPHLGQGINLAMVDAWRLAACLRDADTPAAAFRAFGARQRAYVRYYSLVTWFLSPFFQSDWRVLGWGRDRVLPVLPRIPVVRRQMLMTVAGLKGGFLNGRITI, encoded by the coding sequence ATGCCGCGTGCGCTTCGTGTCGGGGTCGTCGGCTTCGGCATGGCCGGCGCCACCACTGCCTATCTGCTCGCGCGCGACGGCCACCGGGTCACCCTGATCGAACGCGCCCCCGAGGTCGGGCCGATCGGGGCGGGCGTCCTGCTCCAGTGTTCCGGCCAGGCCGTACTCAAACACCTCGGCGCGCTCGATCGCGTCCTCGCGCACGCGGCACCGATCGACGAACTGTACGCCCGGCACGCGGGCAGCGGGCGCACGCTCGTGCGGAACCGGTACGGCGACTACGAACCCGGCTGCCGCGCCTACGGCGTCCACCGCGGGGTGCTGTTCAACGCCCTCCGCAACCTCGTCGAGACGCAACCGGTGGACGTGCGCCTGGGCGCCGAGATCGTCACGCGCGAGATCACGCCCGGCGGCGGGGTACTCTTGACCGATCGCACCGGCACGAGGCACGGCCCGTTCGACTGCGTGGTGTGCGGCGACGGCTCGCGGTCGCACCTCCGCACCACGTTTGGCTTCACCGCGTCGGTACTGGAATACGACCACGGCACGCTCTGGGCGACCGTGCCCGGCGCCGGCGTGCCGGGAAAGTTGCTCCAGGTCGTGCGCGGCACGCGACAGTTGTTTGGCCTGCTGCCCCTCGGCGACGGGCTGGTGAGCCTGTACTGGGGGCTGCCGACCCGCGACCTCGCCGCGGTCAGGGCCCGCGGACTGGACGCGCTCAAGCGGGAGATCGTAGCGTTCTGTCCGGAAGCGGCGGACCCGCTCGACTTCGTTCAGGACTTCGACCAGCTCCTCCACACGACGTACCGGCACGTCCACATGCCCCGGCGCCACGACGGGCGGGTGCTCTTCATCGGGGACGCGGCCCACGCCATGAGCCCGCACCTGGGGCAGGGGATCAACCTCGCGATGGTGGACGCGTGGCGGCTCGCGGCGTGCCTGCGGGACGCGGACACGCCGGCGGCGGCGTTCCGGGCGTTCGGCGCGAGGCAGCGGGCGTACGTGCGGTACTACTCGCTGGTCACGTGGTTCCTGTCGCCGTTCTTCCAGTCGGACTGGCGCGTGCTGGGCTGGGGGCGCGACCGCGTGCTCCCGGTGCTGCCGCGGATACCGGTGGTGCGCCGGCAGATGCTGATGACCGTGGCCGGGCTGAAGGGCGGCTTTCTGAACGGGCGAATAACGATCTGA
- a CDS encoding RNA polymerase sigma factor has translation MPHLEPRRVRALLRTESRSAPTSDAELLARFAADRDESAFAELVVRHGRLVLGTARRYLGDAHAAEDVCQAAFLVLARKAGAQRWGPTVGPWLHATAVRLARKAGRWVHPTGPAEVPARGTDPAAAAAWCETCRALDEELAALREVVRGPLVLCYLQGRTRDEAAAALGCSLTMLKRAWSAGGTCSAPGSPGAGSACRLSASVPWPPTSWSDRTRPGPQHAPRSRTRRSGRPLPRWLPFSAPARAGPRPWHSLRDWSRSGSGWSAPPDGRTRTAPPPEGRPPTRR, from the coding sequence GTGCCCCACCTCGAACCCCGCCGTGTCCGGGCCCTGCTCCGGACCGAATCCCGGAGCGCTCCAACCTCCGACGCCGAACTGCTGGCCCGGTTCGCCGCCGACCGCGACGAGTCCGCCTTCGCCGAACTGGTCGTCCGACACGGCCGGCTGGTCCTCGGGACCGCGCGCCGCTACCTCGGGGACGCCCACGCCGCCGAGGACGTGTGCCAGGCCGCGTTCCTGGTCCTCGCCCGGAAGGCCGGGGCGCAGCGCTGGGGGCCGACGGTTGGCCCGTGGCTGCACGCGACCGCGGTCCGCCTGGCGCGGAAGGCCGGCCGATGGGTTCACCCCACCGGTCCGGCCGAGGTCCCGGCGCGGGGCACCGATCCGGCCGCAGCGGCGGCGTGGTGCGAGACCTGCCGGGCCCTGGACGAGGAACTCGCGGCCCTGCGGGAGGTCGTCCGCGGGCCGCTCGTGCTGTGCTACCTCCAGGGCCGAACCCGGGACGAGGCGGCGGCCGCGCTCGGGTGCTCGCTCACCATGCTGAAGCGCGCCTGGAGCGCGGGCGGAACCTGCTCCGCGCCCGGCTCGCCCGGCGCGGGATCGGCCTGCCGGCTATCGGCGTCGGTGCCCTGGCCGCCGACCTCGTGGTCGGACCGGACGCGGCCGGGGCCACAGCACGCGCCGCGGTCGCGTACGCGGCGTTCGGGAAGGCCCCTGCCGCGGTGGCTCCCCTTCTCGGCACCCGCACGGGCTGGGCCAAGGCCCTGGCACTCGTTGCGGGACTGGTCACGGTCGGGCTCGGGTTGGTCGGCGCCGCCGGACGGCCGGACGAGAACGGCCCCGCCCCCAGAGGGGCGACCGCCGACCCGCCGGTAG
- a CDS encoding WD40 repeat domain-containing protein yields the protein MWRAPTVQRWDVASGKATWPVTWDQGHTEAVTRLSFVPHGTLISSANDSTNYVWDLASGRPKYRLPKGYGDLTTLTPDGRTLFTGATSSSREPLKGWDLATGKETRTLKGDVSFPQYGSSGDQEAAVTADGKRLVTLTDNHIGNERIPPGRYLTVWDLATGKLDREEKVDTRENETVLAPGGDVYLAFSRNDPNPSARLISTATGKELRRLAEDALTGNGARRVTMKSVFSPDGRLVATRVINETATGLSVGDRPVRVWAVATARALADFPTTGPAHFAFAPDGRTLVVTGADGFRVYELATRKEARTVAATGVPRGRKPGPFATALAVGPVGRTVATGHADGTVLIWDAAPPLAALGPADMGSAWKALADPDPKVGRAAVFRLADAPDLALRLFEERLKPAAPDPRAAALVQRLGADEFQEREAAEKELRALGTRAGPALAAALAGAPSAELRTRAERLMSAVSPSAPLFGEDLRDVRAVAVLEAIDSTASRQLLKRLATGAPEVHLTREAKSALGASQR from the coding sequence GTGTGGCGCGCGCCGACCGTTCAAAGGTGGGACGTCGCGAGCGGTAAGGCGACCTGGCCGGTCACCTGGGACCAGGGGCACACCGAGGCCGTCACCCGGCTCTCGTTCGTACCCCACGGCACCCTCATCTCCTCGGCCAACGACAGCACCAATTACGTCTGGGATCTGGCGTCGGGCCGCCCCAAGTACCGGTTGCCGAAGGGATACGGCGACCTCACCACGCTCACCCCGGACGGACGGACCCTGTTCACGGGGGCGACGTCCAGTTCCCGCGAGCCGCTGAAAGGCTGGGATCTCGCGACCGGGAAGGAGACGCGGACGTTGAAAGGAGACGTTTCGTTCCCGCAGTACGGGTCGAGCGGGGATCAGGAGGCCGCGGTGACCGCGGACGGCAAGCGGCTCGTCACGCTGACCGACAATCACATCGGCAACGAGCGCATCCCGCCCGGGCGCTATCTGACGGTGTGGGACCTCGCCACCGGAAAGCTCGACCGGGAGGAGAAGGTCGACACGCGAGAGAACGAGACCGTTCTCGCCCCCGGCGGGGATGTTTATCTGGCCTTCTCCCGGAACGATCCGAACCCGAGCGCCCGGCTCATCTCTACAGCGACCGGGAAGGAACTCCGGCGCCTGGCGGAGGACGCCCTCACGGGGAACGGGGCCCGGCGTGTAACCATGAAGTCGGTCTTCTCACCCGACGGCCGGTTGGTGGCCACGCGGGTGATCAACGAGACCGCAACGGGACTGTCGGTTGGCGATCGCCCGGTCCGGGTGTGGGCGGTGGCGACAGCACGCGCGCTCGCCGACTTCCCCACGACCGGCCCGGCCCACTTCGCGTTCGCACCCGATGGCCGGACCCTGGTGGTGACAGGGGCGGACGGGTTCCGTGTCTACGAGTTGGCCACACGGAAGGAGGCGCGCACCGTAGCGGCGACTGGGGTTCCGCGGGGACGGAAGCCCGGACCGTTCGCAACCGCCCTGGCCGTCGGACCGGTCGGTCGGACGGTCGCCACCGGGCACGCCGACGGAACGGTCCTGATCTGGGACGCGGCCCCGCCGCTGGCGGCGCTCGGTCCGGCGGACATGGGCAGCGCCTGGAAGGCCCTGGCAGACCCGGACCCGAAGGTGGGTCGTGCTGCCGTATTTCGCCTCGCAGACGCACCCGATCTGGCGCTGCGGCTCTTCGAGGAGAGGCTCAAGCCGGCTGCTCCGGACCCGCGTGCAGCAGCCCTGGTTCAGCGACTGGGAGCGGACGAATTCCAGGAGCGGGAAGCGGCGGAGAAAGAATTGCGGGCGCTGGGCACCCGCGCTGGGCCGGCGCTGGCGGCGGCCTTGGCCGGCGCGCCCTCGGCCGAACTTCGTACACGGGCGGAGCGGCTGATGAGCGCTGTGTCCCCTTCCGCGCCGCTGTTTGGGGAGGATCTGAGAGATGTCCGCGCCGTGGCGGTGCTGGAAGCGATCGACTCGACCGCGTCCCGGCAGCTCCTGAAGCGACTCGCGACCGGAGCCCCCGAGGTGCACCTGACGCGCGAGGCGAAGTCGGCTCTGGGCGCGTCCCAACGATGA
- the aroC gene encoding chorismate synthase: MAGNTFGKLFRVTTAGVSHGPGYLCIIDGCPAGLELSVEDLLPDLARRRPGQSKLTTQRDEADAPEIWSGVFEGRTDGTPIGLLFRNGDQRSGDYGDIKDKYRPGHADYTFDAKYGFRDYRGGGRSSARETVCRVAAGAVAKKVLARAGVRVLGYVKQVGDVVADVPDPTAVTLEQVEATPVRCPVPEAAARMIALIDAVRMDRDSVGGVCELVAAGVPPGLGEPVFDKLKADLGKALLSLPAVLGFEYGAGFAVANMRGSVNNDVFAPEPTQPHESPVAADAADCNAAVWEPPGSPGAHAPGSARVRTESNRHGGMLGGISSGMPIVCRAAIKPTSSIPRTQRTVTRTGEPTEILVKGRHDPCLLPRFVPMGEAMVALVLVDHLLRSRAGRLD, from the coding sequence ATGGCAGGCAACACATTCGGCAAACTGTTCCGCGTCACCACGGCCGGCGTCAGCCACGGGCCGGGCTACCTCTGCATCATCGACGGGTGCCCGGCCGGATTGGAGCTTTCCGTCGAGGATTTGCTCCCGGACCTCGCCCGGCGCCGGCCCGGTCAGAGCAAACTGACCACGCAGCGCGACGAGGCGGACGCGCCCGAAATCTGGTCGGGCGTGTTCGAGGGGAGGACGGACGGCACGCCGATCGGCCTCCTCTTCCGCAACGGCGACCAGCGGAGCGGCGACTACGGCGACATCAAGGACAAGTACCGGCCCGGCCACGCCGACTACACATTCGACGCGAAGTACGGGTTCCGCGACTACCGCGGCGGCGGGCGCTCGAGCGCCCGCGAAACGGTCTGCCGCGTCGCGGCCGGCGCGGTGGCGAAGAAGGTGCTCGCCCGCGCCGGCGTGCGCGTCCTGGGCTACGTCAAACAGGTCGGGGACGTGGTCGCGGACGTGCCGGACCCGACGGCCGTCACGCTCGAACAGGTCGAAGCGACTCCCGTGCGGTGCCCGGTACCGGAGGCCGCGGCGCGGATGATCGCGCTGATCGACGCCGTGCGCATGGACCGCGATTCCGTCGGCGGCGTGTGCGAACTGGTCGCGGCGGGCGTCCCGCCGGGGCTGGGCGAACCGGTCTTCGACAAGTTGAAGGCCGATCTGGGCAAGGCGCTGCTCTCGCTGCCGGCGGTGCTCGGGTTCGAGTACGGGGCCGGCTTCGCGGTGGCGAACATGCGCGGCAGCGTGAACAACGACGTGTTCGCTCCGGAACCGACGCAACCGCACGAGTCGCCGGTCGCCGCGGACGCGGCCGACTGCAACGCGGCCGTATGGGAACCACCGGGCTCACCGGGCGCTCACGCCCCCGGCTCGGCACGCGTGCGGACCGAGTCCAACCGGCACGGCGGGATGCTCGGCGGCATTTCCAGCGGGATGCCGATCGTGTGCCGTGCGGCCATCAAGCCGACGAGTAGCATCCCCCGGACGCAGCGCACGGTCACGCGGACCGGCGAGCCGACGGAGATCCTGGTGAAGGGCCGACACGACCCGTGCCTGCTCCCGCGGTTCGTGCCGATGGGCGAGGCGATGGTCGCCCTGGTGCTGGTCGATCACCTCTTGCGGAGCCGCGCCGGCCGGCTCGATTGA
- a CDS encoding threonine aldolase family protein: MIDLRSDTVTKPTPGMLAAMSAAAVGDDVYGEDPTVNDLERHTAALFGKEAGLFVPTGTMANQIAVRVHCRPQDEILIEATSHICLWEAGGPAALSGVTCHTIDGRHGLLSVADLDGKVRPDDMHSVRTRLVALENTHNRGGGTTYSLGAVNEVSRWARANGLAVHLDGARIWNAIVKTGVAAEAWGKPFDTVAVCFSKGLGTPAGSMLLGPRDLIAHGRRVRKLFGGAMRQVGYLAAACRYALDHHIERLADDHANAQRIAKAVAEVPGFTLAPPEVETNLVWFEVDARHGTAKQVSERLKAEGILVAPLGTRVIRAVTHLGVTRAECERAAVAIRRLA; this comes from the coding sequence ATGATCGACCTCCGCAGCGACACTGTGACGAAGCCGACCCCGGGTATGCTCGCGGCCATGTCGGCCGCGGCCGTGGGCGACGACGTGTACGGCGAAGACCCGACCGTCAACGACCTCGAGCGCCACACCGCCGCCCTGTTCGGCAAAGAAGCCGGCCTGTTCGTCCCCACCGGGACGATGGCGAACCAGATCGCGGTGCGCGTCCACTGCCGCCCGCAGGACGAAATCCTGATCGAAGCGACCAGCCACATCTGCCTCTGGGAGGCCGGCGGACCGGCGGCGCTCAGTGGCGTCACCTGCCACACCATCGACGGCCGCCACGGGCTCCTTTCGGTAGCCGACCTCGACGGCAAGGTGCGACCGGACGACATGCACTCCGTCCGCACGCGCCTCGTTGCCCTGGAGAACACGCACAACCGCGGCGGCGGCACGACGTACTCCCTGGGGGCGGTCAACGAGGTTTCGCGCTGGGCGCGGGCGAACGGGCTGGCGGTGCACCTCGACGGCGCCCGCATCTGGAACGCGATCGTCAAGACGGGTGTGGCCGCCGAAGCGTGGGGGAAGCCGTTCGACACGGTCGCGGTGTGCTTCAGCAAGGGGCTGGGCACCCCGGCCGGGTCGATGCTGCTCGGTCCGCGCGACCTGATCGCCCACGGCCGGCGCGTGCGCAAGCTGTTCGGCGGCGCGATGCGGCAGGTCGGCTACCTCGCCGCGGCGTGCCGGTACGCACTGGATCACCACATCGAACGACTCGCCGACGACCACGCGAACGCGCAACGGATCGCAAAAGCGGTGGCCGAAGTCCCCGGCTTCACCCTCGCGCCGCCCGAAGTGGAAACGAACCTGGTCTGGTTCGAGGTGGACGCCCGACACGGCACCGCGAAGCAGGTGTCCGAGCGATTGAAGGCCGAGGGCATCCTCGTGGCCCCGCTCGGCACGCGGGTGATTCGGGCCGTCACGCACCTCGGCGTGACCCGTGCAGAATGTGAGCGCGCCGCCGTCGCGATCCGGCGGCTCGCGTAG
- a CDS encoding zinc-dependent metalloprotease, with protein sequence MPIRSLLGAGLLAALVSLATPTLPALAAKQPAPKGAAKAGDLKKYDDVVTKDFATQAGVFAVHRHEDKLYFEIPQDKLGRLFLWHAEVAKGPGGGGMFGSWGGSALGHMVLKFERRGNKVYLWKVGFAKRSDGKAVQASIDASATDAIIASFAVECEGKDRAAVINVSDTFIQGLGELPLTRASGTGAGASVDTSRSYLSDVKAFPTNIEVRATLTFRTSGAGGGAPFGPAAGGAKSATAVVHQSLVALPEAPMQGRLADPRVGYFTEEFVDYSHAKHWAVAREFINRYRLEKKDPSAAVSEVVKPITFYLSKEIPEKWRPYMKQGVEDWAPAFEKAGFKNAIVCKDAPTRAEDPNWDPEDARYSVIRWVAEPVQNAMGPHVHDPRSGEVISAHIVFWHDIVKTSQIWYFLQCSAVDTKARKFPLPDDTTGAMIRYVCAHEVGHTLGLRHNHRASQAFSVSQLRDPKFCAEYGSVASIMSYGRCNYVAQPEDKVDAKHLLPKIAPYDDFAIAWGYKPIAGVKTPDEEKKTLDEWAAKQLENPFLRFGGEDGPAQVDPTVLTENIGSDPVQVTALGLKNLDRVLDHVLAATTEKGEDYELLAEVYQDMIRHRTGWLLAVAKQVGGVTENRTLGGRGGEAFVRVPKDKQKEAVKFLLDNAFTTPTKLLNPGLLNQFKYTGAATDVANLQRNLLRSLLSAARLARLADAELLSPDKAYTTVELVTDIQDGLFTELKADAPKIDPLRRQLQRAYLDVLKAEFQPAPAPTGPQVPNANVTRPGSELRAVARLTLADLETKLAAAAPKAADATTRAHIDDLRGEIGTILTADKKK encoded by the coding sequence GTGCCTATCCGCTCCTTGCTGGGCGCCGGCCTGTTGGCCGCGCTCGTTTCTCTCGCAACACCTACCTTACCCGCGCTGGCGGCGAAACAGCCGGCCCCCAAGGGCGCTGCGAAAGCGGGTGATCTCAAGAAGTACGACGACGTCGTCACGAAGGACTTCGCCACGCAAGCGGGCGTGTTCGCGGTTCACCGGCACGAGGACAAGCTCTACTTCGAGATCCCGCAGGACAAGCTCGGGCGCCTGTTCCTCTGGCACGCGGAGGTGGCGAAGGGCCCGGGCGGCGGCGGCATGTTCGGCAGCTGGGGCGGCTCGGCCCTGGGCCACATGGTTCTGAAGTTCGAGCGCCGCGGTAACAAGGTCTACCTGTGGAAGGTGGGCTTCGCCAAGCGGTCCGACGGGAAGGCGGTCCAGGCGTCCATCGACGCGTCCGCGACCGACGCCATTATCGCCTCGTTCGCCGTGGAGTGCGAGGGCAAGGACCGGGCGGCGGTCATCAACGTGTCCGACACGTTCATCCAAGGTCTGGGCGAGCTGCCGCTCACCCGCGCCTCCGGCACCGGGGCCGGGGCGAGCGTGGACACGTCCCGTTCGTACCTGTCTGATGTCAAGGCGTTCCCGACCAACATCGAGGTGCGGGCCACGCTGACGTTCCGCACCAGTGGCGCCGGCGGCGGGGCGCCGTTCGGCCCCGCGGCCGGCGGGGCCAAGAGCGCGACGGCGGTGGTGCACCAGAGCCTGGTGGCGCTCCCCGAGGCCCCGATGCAGGGCCGCCTCGCCGACCCGCGCGTCGGCTACTTCACCGAGGAGTTCGTGGACTACTCGCACGCGAAGCACTGGGCCGTCGCGCGCGAGTTCATCAACCGCTACCGGCTGGAGAAGAAGGACCCGTCCGCGGCGGTCAGCGAAGTCGTCAAGCCGATCACGTTCTACCTGTCGAAGGAGATCCCGGAGAAGTGGCGGCCGTACATGAAGCAGGGCGTGGAGGACTGGGCGCCGGCGTTCGAGAAGGCCGGGTTCAAGAACGCGATCGTGTGCAAGGACGCCCCGACCCGCGCCGAGGACCCGAACTGGGACCCCGAGGACGCCCGGTACAGCGTGATCCGCTGGGTGGCCGAGCCGGTGCAGAACGCGATGGGGCCGCACGTGCACGACCCGCGGTCCGGCGAGGTGATCTCGGCGCACATCGTGTTCTGGCACGACATCGTGAAGACCTCGCAGATCTGGTACTTCCTCCAGTGCTCGGCGGTGGACACGAAGGCCCGCAAGTTCCCCCTGCCGGACGACACCACCGGGGCCATGATCCGGTACGTGTGCGCCCACGAGGTCGGCCACACGCTCGGGCTGCGGCACAACCACCGGGCCAGCCAGGCGTTCTCGGTCAGCCAGCTCCGCGACCCGAAGTTCTGTGCCGAGTACGGCAGCGTCGCGTCCATCATGTCCTACGGCCGGTGCAACTACGTCGCGCAGCCGGAGGACAAAGTGGACGCGAAGCACCTGCTGCCGAAGATCGCCCCCTACGACGATTTCGCGATCGCGTGGGGCTACAAACCGATCGCCGGCGTCAAGACGCCCGACGAGGAGAAGAAGACGCTCGACGAGTGGGCCGCGAAGCAGCTCGAGAACCCGTTCCTGCGGTTCGGCGGCGAGGACGGCCCGGCGCAGGTGGACCCGACCGTGCTGACCGAGAACATCGGCAGCGACCCGGTGCAGGTGACCGCGCTCGGCCTCAAGAACCTCGACCGCGTGCTCGACCACGTGCTCGCCGCGACCACCGAAAAGGGCGAGGACTACGAGCTGCTGGCGGAAGTGTACCAGGACATGATCCGGCACCGGACCGGGTGGCTGCTCGCGGTCGCCAAGCAGGTGGGCGGCGTGACGGAGAACCGCACCCTCGGCGGGCGCGGCGGCGAGGCGTTCGTCCGCGTCCCGAAGGACAAGCAGAAGGAGGCGGTGAAGTTCCTCCTCGACAACGCGTTCACCACGCCGACCAAGCTGCTCAACCCCGGCCTCCTGAACCAGTTCAAGTACACCGGGGCCGCCACGGACGTCGCGAACCTGCAACGGAACCTGCTGCGGAGCCTGCTGAGCGCCGCCCGGCTCGCCCGGCTGGCCGATGCGGAACTGCTCAGCCCGGATAAGGCCTACACGACCGTCGAGCTGGTGACCGATATTCAGGACGGGCTGTTCACGGAGCTGAAGGCCGACGCCCCGAAGATCGACCCGCTGCGCCGGCAGCTCCAGCGGGCGTACCTGGACGTTCTGAAGGCCGAGTTCCAGCCGGCACCGGCACCGACCGGCCCGCAGGTGCCGAACGCGAACGTCACGCGCCCGGGAAGCGAGTTGCGGGCCGTCGCGCGGCTGACACTTGCGGATCTGGAAACGAAACTCGCCGCCGCCGCGCCGAAAGCGGCCGACGCCACGACCCGCGCTCACATCGACGACCTCCGCGGCGAGATCGGCACGATTCTGACGGCCGACAAGAAGAAGTGA
- the tnpA gene encoding IS66 family insertion sequence element accessory protein TnpA — MPAVPAASRRDPAATRRRWAERLERFRRSGQTIAQFCAAEGVSPPSFYVWRRTLADHAPSPVPVTPTLVPIRLTPSPAGPPIEVVFPSGTVLRFPVDARPEVIAALVHAVEGRPC; from the coding sequence GTGCCTGCTGTCCCTGCTGCCTCTCGCCGTGACCCGGCCGCCACCCGTCGCCGGTGGGCCGAACGACTCGAACGGTTCCGCCGGTCGGGGCAGACGATCGCTCAGTTCTGTGCCGCCGAGGGCGTCTCACCGCCGTCCTTTTATGTGTGGCGGCGAACCCTCGCGGACCACGCCCCATCACCCGTACCGGTCACTCCGACGCTCGTCCCCATCCGCCTGACCCCGTCGCCCGCCGGACCGCCGATCGAGGTGGTGTTCCCGTCGGGAACCGTCCTGCGGTTCCCGGTCGATGCCCGACCGGAGGTCATCGCCGCCCTCGTGCATGCGGTGGAGGGGCGCCCGTGCTGA
- the tnpB gene encoding IS66 family insertion sequence element accessory protein TnpB (TnpB, as the term is used for proteins encoded by IS66 family insertion elements, is considered an accessory protein, since TnpC, encoded by a neighboring gene, is a DDE family transposase.) produces MLSIPPTTQLWYGGAVDLRLGFDGLYRHVQSTLQADPLSGHLFIFTNRSANRLKALYWTRHGLCLWCQRLERGRYHFPTPTDRKLELTATEFAMILDGIDYSSAKRFTRYCRPKASESDLRTRTS; encoded by the coding sequence GTGCTGAGCATTCCACCCACCACCCAGCTCTGGTACGGCGGGGCCGTCGATCTGCGCCTCGGGTTCGACGGCCTGTACCGCCACGTCCAATCCACGCTTCAGGCCGATCCCTTGAGCGGGCATCTGTTCATTTTCACCAATCGCTCGGCCAACCGGCTCAAGGCCCTGTACTGGACCCGCCACGGGCTCTGCTTGTGGTGCCAGCGACTCGAGCGCGGGCGGTACCACTTCCCCACCCCGACCGACCGCAAACTCGAACTCACCGCCACCGAGTTCGCCATGATCCTCGACGGCATCGACTACTCGTCGGCCAAACGTTTCACCCGTTATTGTCGCCCGAAAGCGTCCGAATCCGACTTGCGCACCCGCACGTCCTGA